Within Malus domestica chromosome 04, GDT2T_hap1, the genomic segment ctaatcattttattttttaggaaaatAATCATGGCAAATATATGCACCTAATTTGTAAGAGAGAAAGGCATAGAATCTGACCGTCCAGTAAGTGAACAATCTAGGTCTGCTGTCACCATAGAGCTCCGGACTGACCTGACTAGTGGAACAATCAAGGCTTCAGGAAATCGaaattcaactaataccatattCAAAGTAGATAATAgtagtattaaaaaaattaatcctCTTAATTAGAGGTGATTTAGTAATTAGACCTAATTAAGTGTACAAAtaagtaataaaaatataataaataaaatggaagaAGAACCTACCTGCCATCCAGCTTCTATGCTATTGAGATCTGTGCCGTCGAACGACCCGGAAAGAACCCAAATCTGTGAGAGACTGAACTCGTTTACTTGTTCGATCGAAGGGGTCCAAACATTGATTGTCGCCCTAGCGCCATACAACTCTTGGGATATTCCAGTGTACGCGATTGCATGCTACATAATTTTCAATCATACAACATAATCTCAGTTAAATAATCAATTAATGACCATTTACTTGGAATTAGAAAATCTGTATTTTCTATgtcatttttacactaaattgTTTGTTTGTAAATTGACATCGCTTCTGATCATGTTTGGATAAAGGGTAATTAATGCTATgaagactaaatttttaaactaaatgatgtgggtagtgaatgattgaattattattaagtgttgattaacgtgcttattttctattgatgACATATCATTTGGCTTAAAAATTTGATTCTCCAACGTTATGATCCTTATATAAATATAGTTCCTAATTGTACTAGGAATGCCTTTCTCTTAGACATTGAGTCTGTTTGTACGGGATGCTCCGGAGACTTTGCTTTTTAATAAAGGTTAtccttaaaaataaataaataaaactcaaTTTAGAATACGTAATTAGTTTTCATACTGAATTTTTTGATTAGTTTATCAAAAAGTATATTCtacataaaatataataattgttAGATAATTGTAACATATAATCTTTATATCTAACATAGATTGGCTTTTCGATAACTTAATTTATATTGTCAAAGTATCATACTTCATGGTCCATACATATTTAATTTTCAACAACTTGTACACATTTAATTTTCAACAATTTATACAAGAAATCAACTAACatgacaaaaaatttaaaatatctaTGTATAGCTAACAAATTGTGTCATCCATTTAATGTTCTCGATTACTATGCATCATATCTAATTCCTTAACTTGTTAACTAAAATCCAACTTACttgcaaagaaaaaagaaaaaaaaacacatgttTCCAAGAAGATGATGCGATGAAGATGATCATGCAGTTGGAAAATATATtgttctttttataaaaaaatacctAAATTATTCTCTTCTATGAAATAGTTTCAAACTTTAGTAAAATGATTGAGCACACTACCCTGATCAATTATTATAGCTCACATTTGCGGAAATTACACTTGGTATCATATCAAAGCGATGATTAGGATgatataatatattatatataatagaaCACATACACATGGACACGCATGATTTGATGAATAAATGGAGGCTTAATTTGGAGGGGGAAATCATTAGGGTTTACCTCATGGCCATTCCCACTGACCACATCGGGGGCATCGACGCGTCTGGAAGCAAGATCAGCagtaatattcttattattaatattaaaacTGGTACGATGCTGTTTCTTTCCAAAGTCAAACAAAGACTTAGCCCTCAGCACATCATCCATTGTGCTCCGCCGTATAGGAACCGTTCCTCTCGGACATCTTGTCCCATTTCTATGCCACATTTGCTGCAGTACCCATGCACCCTTAAtcactcctcctcctccttgatTAGCAGTGGcattaatcacattattattatcCTTGATCCCATCTAATTCGTCATCATTAttttgcttcatcttctttgttaCTACTGCTTTTGGCCTTTCTGGTGCCTTCCTCTGCAGTTACACGTACATAAATATGATTACACAACAAATGAATAATGCATCAACACCAAACCCTAGCTCATGATTTATACCCGAGCTCATGATTTATTCTGCGACACCATTTAATTGACCTAACGAACTGTTTTTTCACTAATCATCTAAACTACATGTAGGAAAACTCAAATTTAGGTACAAATCTTTTTACACTAAATATATCTAAATTacaaaaaagaattcaaacGCAAGTACAAAAGGAATGCAGCACTAATGTgactaattatatttttaacgAGGgtagagtgatgtgtgtgtgtgtgtgtatagagAGAGAGGAATAAATATTCAAAACCCCATctttaaaaatgttacaaaaattaaatgtaaatctacaaattcaataaattgttgGGGAGTGAGAAAGGAAAACTTTTTAAGCTTTTTTTGTACCTGGATCTTGTGATTCTTTAAAAGAGGGTGATCCAAAGCTGGCTGTTTTCTTTTATGAACGCAATCTATGATATCTCCATCTGGACTCTgcaaaaattgaaaggaaaattaatgtaTATACATATGAAAGTACCAAATAATTATAAGCTAAATAATTTGATTTAATAATTATTACAAATTGTGAAAAAAGTCATAAAAATCCACATACTTGAATGGTCATAACAGCTGGCTTGTTGATCTTGTTCAAGTGCTTCTCAATCCTTTCCAGTCTCAAGCTGCTAACTTGCTTATTATGCCTTGTGTATTTCAGCTTTCCAGAATAAGCAGCTTCCACAGAAAGTGAAAAATTTTGGAAAAATATGCTGATGAGAAAAAAGTGCTTCAGAAGAAGAACCGGTGACAAGTGCTTTTCTCTCTTGTTCCTTCCACCGAGAGTAGTAGTAGTCCCCATGCTATTATCTCATTCAGTGGCAGAGATGAGAGACAATGGAAAGAAAAAGCTAGAAGCAGGTGCTAGAAGAAGCAGAAGCACTTGACATTACTGGTAAAACAAACAACACAACAAAATCTGACTATTTTGCTTGATATATTACTTGCACCAAACACCCACACACACAAACCACAAAACTTCAAGGAAAGGGACTTGATGCAATTTGCAACCAAGagggtcctctctctctctctctctacacttaCAAAATTAATGGAGAGAAAGGGGAGGTGGGTGAAGGATAATTAAGCTCAGAGCACAGCGCAGAGAGAGAGACCCTTTAGAGCTTCAACATCAAGATCATCATTGCCTGCAACATTGGTTTCATATATATTGGAATCACTGctgccttttcttttttaaattttataaacctCTATCAGCAGCTTCTTAACAGGATCTCGTAGCATACACGAAACGATGTATACAAGTTGAGGGTAAAGAAATTTAAGGAGAGGGGAGGGCAGTGGGCAGTGGACAGGCTAGAAAAgcattaaaaatgaaaataaaaagggaaacCTACCCAATACCCCCAACTGAAACTTCCACCACCTTTTATTGCACTCCTTCAATGTGTATCTGCCCCAATACACTTTCCCATTAATATTTACTTGAAACCGCAAACCTTCCAATTCTTCTAACTTCTCTAGATCTTTATCTTTCTTTACTTCTCAGACTctccatatattattttttatgtgcaagtattttttttaatttgtttctgTATGTACCTTCTTATATAAGTCTTCCAACCAAGTAACACTCATTTGGCGTATTCTTTGCTTCTAGCACATGGCATTGCATGCCCGGTCACCTTTTCTCACCTAAATGTAGGTATATCCGAATGTGAATATGATATGTTACCATttacaacacacacacacacattatgtTGGAAGGAATCCAACCATGTAACTATCCTAATTCTAACCTTTTAATTTAACCTTTGTTTTACTGAATGAACGGAAATGGGGTAAATTGAGactaaatgatatgaaaataaCAGTTTTAGGGGACAAAGTAAGACAAaacttgtcacatcccggcccggggccccaccacatcccaagcttgactccgtcgtagcatgatattgtccgctttgggccccgaccatgctctcacggttttgtttctgggaactcacacgagaacttcctagtgggtcacccattatggtattgctctcgcacgaactcacttaagtgagttcccaaaaggcatcgtgctaggaagagatgagcatgtacatataagacttacaagATCCATGGGGCTCAACGTCCTTGTCGCCACACTTCCGGCTAGGGATTAGCTcagataccaaattgtcacatcccggcccgggcccccaccacatcctgggctcgactccgccatagcacgatattgtccgctttgggccccgaccacgccttcatggttttgtttctgggaactcacatgagaacttcccagtgggtcatccatcatgggattgctttcgcgcgaactcgcttaacttcggagttccgatggaacccgaagctagtgagctcccaaaaggcctcgtattAGGAAGagatgggcatgtacatataaggcttacatgatccactcccttaggcgatgtgagatgttaccaAACTTGTTTCAAATGGTAAAATGAGACTAAATATATAGTAATTTCCAAGGACAAATCAATTAATAAGTTTTCCATTGAAGATAGAGTAATGCTTAGGagactaaattttataaactaaatgacatggaagttggtgattgaattattacttaatcgttgataaacgtgctcattttcAATTGAGTGCATTTTTTCTCACCACCATTtatgtggtgtatgctcaccatcctATTTATTACCATTagataagtttgaatttttgAGATTTGTGCTTATCAActacacaaatctcaaaattcaaactcatctaacggtgataaattgagtggtgagcaaaaatgctccttTTTGAATTGGTGATACCTCATTTGGTTTGTTAAtttaatctacaaatttaatctctcgaGCATTACTCTTGAAGATAACCTTACATGGATTGTATCATACATTTTCTGTCaacatatataataataacGTCAAAGTTATAAATACGTAGAAACCAGCAAGCATCCAATTAGTTGTTACAACAATAAATGAATATGTCTAGGGTTTGAACTTTGAGGTGAGGAAAACGAAACCCAAAGAAAGGACTATTCAAAATTCAACGTACTCGATCGATCGGAACAATGTGTCCCTTGATCTATGCTACAAACGCACCATTCTCCATGTGTGTATACATTTCAGAAATAATGTCAAAATTTTAGTAAATAAAGTAATGGATTGAATAATATGAAAATATTAGATGTGTTTAACATAATAAATGGGTAACCTTCTATTCTCGAATCTCGAATGCTGCTTCTTTGCTCCTCATTAATACAGAAAAATTTTGGTTGTCAATCTTCTTAACTCCACAAATCTGGATTTGACTCTTAACTTTTAAATTTTTCattgggagcatttttgctcaccaccatttagtGTGTTGTATGCTCACCACCCTAGTTATCACCGttatatgaaattgaatttcGAGGTTCGTGTAGTGGATAAGCACAAATCTCAattttcaaactcatctaacggtaATAAATAGagtagtgagcaaaaatgcactcttTGCTTAAATACCCTCCACAACATCTCATGATATTTTACTATAGCATCTCGTAAGGTTTTTTGTTTGGGAAGTGATTTTGCTCGCTATCAAGAACAACTTATATGCAATGGGTCATCACTACTATAGTATTCAAGTCTAATAATAGTGGAGAAAAACTTACACATGACAATGCATCATTGAATCATGACATATGTACGGTGAACTTGTTCCATGTAAATCCTTGATACTTAAAAATATGAAGGACATAATAAGCGAAAAAGTGTTTCGGTTAGTTGAAAAGAATAGTAGATCCACCCTAAAATTAGGACACTAAACTAGTTTCATTCACCCTTTATTTTTCATGCACAACTCtattattttttacaaaattaaagaaaaactcaACATAGAGATAAATCGAAATATGCCGAAAGAGAAAAGGTCCTTTGGGTTCATATAAGTTGGTGGTATATACAGagcattttttttctcaaaattcAATAGCATGGTATATATGCCTTGTGGTAATCAAAGTGAGAGTGGTCCAACACCAATGAGTTTGAATCGATCAATTTACCTTGGAGCATGGGAAGTGCAGAAAAAAATGCAGAGTAGACCCTAG encodes:
- the LOC114824463 gene encoding protein neprosin; the encoded protein is MGTTTTLGGRNKREKHLSPVLLLKHFFLISIFFQNFSLSVEAAYSGKLKYTRHNKQVSSLRLERIEKHLNKINKPAVMTIQSPDGDIIDCVHKRKQPALDHPLLKNHKIQRKAPERPKAVVTKKMKQNNDDELDGIKDNNNVINATANQGGGGVIKGAWVLQQMWHRNGTRCPRGTVPIRRSTMDDVLRAKSLFDFGKKQHRTSFNINNKNITADLASRRVDAPDVVSGNGHEHAIAYTGISQELYGARATINVWTPSIEQVNEFSLSQIWVLSGSFDGTDLNSIEAGWQVSPELYGDSRPRLFTYWTTDSYQATGCYNLLCSGFIQTNSRIAIGAAISPVSSYASNQYDVTILIWKDPKLGNWWMGFGDNTLVGYWPAELFTHLADKATMVEWGGEIVNSRVNGEHTATQMGSGHFAEDGFGKASYFRNLEIVDSDNSLSSVRDVSTLAENTNCYNIKSSYNNEWGTHFYYGGPGRNAQCP